The genome window ATAGCACAAaaatattcaataaataattgatttcattcataaatttgttattttaaaaactaataatttgGTTGATGTTaacctatattttatatataatttcgtcttattttattttactagaaacaatatttttataatatttattacattaaatatattaaaagatataattttattaaaaaaattgaataaaattaaaaggatAAGTCTCGGCCTCTCCAAGTCTACAAGACTCatttcactacaagaaaaatgcaTAAAAGCGACCACCTAAATGCGtgaatgaaaaaataattttagaaaaacgAAAATAATCATTCGTGACAAGACtagttaaaaataattgtttaatttttttgaccatTATGAGAAGACACTATTAAGtcgttattttttatttcttcacataattaaaatcaacacatattaagatatttatgattgaatggtgaaaaaaataaatcaaatatcatAGATCACAAGActagttatttaaaattttttaattaatctttactattataaaaatatataaataaatatttatttttatttctccaCATCACAAAAATAAACTCATGTTAACATTTATGTGTGACTCGTgaacttttttataaaaatcataaaataattaatactgGCAAAAGCGACCGGCTATAAAATGGTagcttttgtttttatatttttttacttctCTTAGGCGGGAAAATTCCCGCTCAAACACATGAAAGTTAAAAGCGACCGCTAGACTTAGCCGGttgcttttatatttaaaagccACCAAACAAAAGCGACCCCTCGTAAAAGCCACCAAACAAAAGCGACCGCCAATAAAAGCTACCAAACACGGTCGCTTTTGTTTATCAGTCAAATCAAATTTCTATTTTGAGTAAAAGCCACCGCTTTCGGTGGCTTTTATACTTGGTCGCTTTTGTTTGGTGGCTTTTAGtgttttttcttgtagtgtttcaAGTCCACCGAGGGCCTCAACCATTGAGAGATGTGAAAGTAGCTTGAGAgtgatataaattattttcatgacaatataatttaatatccaatataaattaattaaattagttaataATGAATCAAGACTAATCATGaattatgataataattaaataaattataaaattaaattatacaaataacACTAAACCTTAGTTACTTTATtggtaaaataaatataatataataattaaattgatgaaaaatcaaaatcatctaataaattcacaaaaaatatatgatcattAGTATGTTATATTAGTATCCACacacttatatttcaaaatctatCCTACAAAATTATCATCTCTGTAAACTAgccacaaaaaataaaaatttaaagatattagatatttagttattttcattatataatttttccacactaaataacaaaatatctttatcaaattattatttatgaattaaatattcaagTTATAAATTGAAGTGTGCAGTATGATATCAGATTCACATAACCCAGTTGATCAGGAGAAACATGGCCTACTCTGCAAAGCCTTCTCACCTTcttctctttgttttctttctctCATCACTTGAATGCATTCTTGCAACAACACGAGAAGGAGAAGCTCTTGTGAAGTGGAAGAATAGCCTAGCCCCTTCTTCTTTTCTCGACTCTTGGTCACTCACCAATCTCGATAATCTTTGTAATTGGACTGGCATTACTTGTAACTCTGCAGGTTCAGTCTCTAAGATTAACCTTTTTGAGAAACAACTTGATGGAATGTTGTCCGAGTTTGGTTTCACTTCATTTCCAAATCTCAACAATCTCACCCTTGCAAACAACTTCTTCTCGGGTCCAATACCGCCAGCCATTGAGAATTTAACACAGCTTCAATATCTTGATTTGAGAAATAATTATCTAGATGGTCCCATTCCGTTCCAGGTTAGCCATCTTCAGAGCTTGCTCATCTTAAACCTGTCACAGAATGCATTGCAAGCTCCAAATTGGTCCCATTTCTCTCCCATGCCTTTCTTGCGCATCCTCAACCTCAGTTACAATCCTCTTGCGTCGaaattcccatattttataTCCAATTCTCATAGCCTGACTCACCTTAGCCTTAATTATAACGAGTTTACTGGTGATTTAGTACGTGAATCAGTATTTGCCAATCTGCATAATCTTGAAGTCCTCAGTCTTGTTGGCAATTCTTTTGAGGGGTCATTTCCGCCAGATATATTCAAGCTTTCCAAATTAAAACGTCTTGCCCTGTCAAGTAACAAATTTTCAGGTTCAATTCCCAATGACTTAAGGTTGCTTCATGATCTTGAATCCCTGTATTTAGGCAACAATTCCTTTGAAGGACCGCTTCCACCAAATATATTCaagctttcaaaattaaaaaatcttgTTATTTGGAGTAATAAGTTTTCAGGTTCTGTTTCCAATGATATAGGTTTGCTTTCTGAGCTTGAAACCCTCGATCTTaactctaatttttttgaggGGCCGCTTCCGCCAAATGTATTCAAGCTCTCCAAACTAAGGTTTCTTCACCTCTGGGGTAATAACTTTTCAGGTTCTATTTCCAATAATATAGGTTTGCTTTCTGAGCTTGAAACCCTCGATCTTaactctaatttttttgaggGGCCGCTTCCGCCAAATGTATTCAAGCTCTCCAAACTAAAGTTTTTTGCCCTTCGTGAGAATAACTTTTCAGGTTTTATTTCTAAGGATATAGGTTTGCTTTCCCAACTTGAAAGCCTCTATCTTGGCTCTAATTTTTTTGAGGGGCCGCTTCCCCCACATATATTTAGGCTCTCCAAATTAAGAGATCTGGACCTCTCAGACAATAGAAATTTATTTGAAGGAAGTATTCCTATTGGACTGGGACTCTTGACTAATTTCAGCTTCTTAGATCTAAATTCCAATAATCTCGGTGGCTATATTCCATCTGACATTGGAAACCTGAAGCTACTAGTATATCTTGATCTCAGTTCTAATCAATTGACTGGACAGCTTTCAAAGATCATTTCTAATCTCACAAATCTTATAAGTCTTGATGTAAGTTATAATAGTTTTAGTGGAAATATTCAGAGTGACTTGTGGAACTTCCCTAAGGAATATAACAATCATCCAACTTTGGAATACATCGCTTTTAAGTGGGAACCATTTTACAGGTATATTTTCTCTATATATCTTTTCCTTTTCTCATATGTAACTAAGCTAGTAATCTGATTATTGCTGTTTTACCAAATTTTAACAATCTTGACAGGTGAGCTTCCAACAACAATTTGCAATGTCACTTCCCTTTCAATTCTTGATTTGTCAAATAATGAATTAAGTGGTGAACTTCCAAACTGTTTCGGGAATCTTGCTGATGGATTGCTTTACATTAATCTTGCTAATAATCAGTTTCGAGGAACAATACCAACTACTTTCTCCAGGAGTTGTCAGCTGACATGCATATCTAAACATGGATAATAATGAGTTTGAAGGATTGATGCCCCCATCTTTGGCGAACTGTAAGCACTTGAAAATTCTTGATATAGGCAATAATAAAATAGGTGGTACATTTCCGTCATGGCTTTATGCACTTGGAGAGCTAGAAGTTCTTGTCTTGCGATCAAATAAACTCTATGGTACAATAAGTGGAAGGAGCACAGAAGATCCCTTCCCCAAGTTGCGGATTATGGATTTGTCCAACAATCAATTCACAGGCCATTTGCCAATTCAATACTTTAAGAATATGAAATCAACTGATAATTTGTATCGTTTTCAGAATGTGACAGCAGTTTTTACTATCCATTATGAAGCAGCAGTCTCATTAACTGTGAAGGGAACAGAGTATGAAGTGACAAATAACCTTCATATTTACACAGCTATTGATCTGTCGTGCAACAAATTTCAGGGTGAAATTCCAAAAGTTATTGGAGAGCTTAGATGGCTTGCATTGCTCAACTTATCGCATAATAGTCTGACAGGACATATCCCGTCATTGCTGAGAAATATGAAAGAACTCCAATCTTTAGATTTGTCCTCAAATCAACTGACAGGGGCTATTCCACCTCAGTTAACTGCACTGACATTTCTAGAAGTCTTAAACCTCTCGGGAAACCATCTTAGTGGAGAGATTCCTCAGAAAGGACAATTCAGCACATTCAACAATGATTCTTATCTAGGAAACTCCGCATTATGTGGATCACCATTGATGAAGAAATGTGCAAACACAGCATCACCTCCACAAGAAGTCGGAAatggtgatgaagatgatgctGGAGATGAATTGACATGGGAAGCAATCGTGATGGGATATGGATGTGGACTGATATGTGGATTGTCATCTGCATACATTGTTCTCAAACTAGGAAAGCCTTGGTGGTTTGTGAGATATATCGAAGTGCTGCAACTGAAGTTGATGAAAAGATATGCATGAAGAATGGTACTGGCCAATCAAGACCAACTTGAAAGTTGTTGGACATTTCTGAACCAGTAGTGTACTATTCTCTTTGTGGCTGCATAAGTTTTTGGTATTGGTGTAATATTTTGTTTGGTCTTGAATCAtaatgatttttcttttttcaggGGTATTAATATAAACCTTGGTATTGTGTAATATTCTGTTTGATCAATGTTTATATCAGTAATTATATGCTCCTCACTGCATCATGCAGCtctcataatattattattattattattattattattattattattattattattattattattattattattattattattattattaattgattacaCACTCACACGTGGGGAGTCGACCTCCCGACCTCCAGCAAAGGGGTAAAAGAGCTCTCATATTATCTTCATATGTGTATTATTTGGATATCAAAGTTGCAGGGACATATGGATATGTGTTAACAGGGACTGCTCGGTCTTGGACGGACTCTTTCCAAGTCCTCTGGGGTCCTATCGATTCAAATTAGTCTATTATCTGCATACTAGCTAATTTGTCCAACTCGGGCTTCAATAGTAAAGATAAtaggtgcgagttgagtttctcaaagtatgagtacaatatcgttttttaATGATAGTTAGGGGGTgtgatatgcaattacctcaaaaatatatgatcattagtatattatattagtatCCACACACTTATATCTCAAAATCTATCCTCCAAAATTATCATCTCTATAGGCTAgccacataaaataaaaatttaaagatattagatatttagttattttcatcatataatttttccatgcaaaataacaaaatatctttatcaacttattatttatgagTTAAATATTCAAGTTATATAATTCGGGCATGCTGGGTATAAATAGAAGTGTAACGCCTAATTTCCGGGGTCTGGGAGTAGTTGGCGGGGTATGAGAGAGCAGGCTATTCAGAAGTCTTGGTCATGAAAACTTCCAAGCTAACTTCGACAACGGAATCTTCTGAGGCTACTATTCTAAAGCACGCATAATCATTGTATTCATATTCCTCTCACACTGACAAAAAGTCTATTTAAGCAAATGAAATACAAACAACTGAGTGGAATGCTGACCGAAAATCTTTTTGGCTGAGCTTATGAGTTATTAGTACATGATTAATAT of Daucus carota subsp. sativus chromosome 3, DH1 v3.0, whole genome shotgun sequence contains these proteins:
- the LOC108212951 gene encoding MDIS1-interacting receptor like kinase 2-like — its product is MAYSAKPSHLLLFVFFLSSLECILATTREGEALVKWKNSLAPSSFLDSWSLTNLDNLCNWTGITCNSAGSVSKINLFEKQLDGMLSEFGFTSFPNLNNLTLANNFFSGPIPPAIENLTQLQYLDLRNNYLDGPIPFQVSHLQSLLILNLSQNALQAPNWSHFSPMPFLRILNLSYNPLASKFPYFISNSHSLTHLSLNYNEFTGDLVRESVFANLHNLEVLSLVGNSFEGSFPPDIFKLSKLKRLALSSNKFSGSIPNDLRLLHDLESLYLGNNSFEGPLPPNIFKLSKLKNLVIWSNKFSGSVSNDIGLLSELETLDLNSNFFEGPLPPNVFKLSKLRFLHLWGNNFSGSISNNIGLLSELETLDLNSNFFEGPLPPNVFKLSKLKFFALRENNFSGFISKDIGLLSQLESLYLGSNFFEGPLPPHIFRLSKLRDLDLSDNRNLFEGSIPIGLGLLTNFSFLDLNSNNLGGYIPSDIGNLKLLVYLDLSSNQLTGQLSKIISNLTNLISLDVSYNSFSGNIQSDLWNFPKEYNNHPTLEYIAFKWEPFYR
- the LOC108213953 gene encoding receptor-like protein Cf-9 homolog, coding for MDNNEFEGLMPPSLANCKHLKILDIGNNKIGGTFPSWLYALGELEVLVLRSNKLYGTISGRSTEDPFPKLRIMDLSNNQFTGHLPIQYFKNMKSTDNLYRFQNVTAVFTIHYEAAVSLTVKGTEYEVTNNLHIYTAIDLSCNKFQGEIPKVIGELRWLALLNLSHNSLTGHIPSLLRNMKELQSLDLSSNQLTGAIPPQLTALTFLEVLNLSGNHLSGEIPQKGQFSTFNNDSYLGNSALCGSPLMKKCANTASPPQEVGNGDEDDAGDELTWEAIVMGYGCGLICGLSSAYIVLKLGKPWWFVRYIEVLQLKLMKRYA